A stretch of Procambarus clarkii isolate CNS0578487 chromosome 80, FALCON_Pclarkii_2.0, whole genome shotgun sequence DNA encodes these proteins:
- the LOC123746331 gene encoding transforming growth factor-beta receptor-associated protein 1: protein MICTWDQMAALWCIFLSKSGCTMPLARYFIPQTLLARRTLEQKRQVVQLKTASALSRVMALSDGNLYLLDSDVLNTIGSGPKIKNVTVFCVNENPNTLDPFTVQLCVGKRRCIQVCSLHEDRVSFLKELSTPEPVNVAMDGNFVCVAGQGNYCVFNVETGSSQDLFPYDATTTYPHVKRIAKEEFLLAGPGNLGMFVTAAGISERPPIQWMESISAVSYYHPYIITITNQFIRVYSLIDQQHKQTLNFSGGELVGNFDGQLYVAAHSCISCLMPQPWTVQVQTLMDSERVEEAVELAEHSGAVGMSQEQYQQLFCTLLQKAGFIKLSHGVYDQAQEYFLRGSVDVREVISLYPGLLPATVEFMRAQPPLHHIADIAQAMHGDQNKIEDAKTFLFGYLLHLRNFGEPIMYRTEVDTAIIKLYAEKESSDLLLFLDSGDIVCNLPECAQWLEAHHQYSALAKLYRVLGDLDKSLEVLTRLVRDEIKDKHFKGVQDLVDCLTYATDPNVVWRYSDFVLDRNSVEGIRVFTETNATLDPSRVLQVLQRYPEARLGFLHHLIDTKKVQDEKYHTELVLHYVDEAVRLISDGPASSERLEEVRVKLQELLTSSCYYQPQPVLTRMHGTSLHVETAAVFGRLGEHEKALSMLVHQLKDFAAAEQYCIAQTRGPNNISKSNIFLKLLKIYLRPPPGGSEDEIELAPAIELLSVHAGDLEVSAVLGLLPPSWSLSIVHHYLRAALRNSLHQSRIKRIQQTLVRTDNIQQKFILYKLCKDMGPIPVASNRICCVCNRGFSSSEFSIYPNGVMAHLACAPNPSVCPLTGTVFQVSREVTKPKTKEQYSR from the exons ATGATCTGTACCTGGGATCAGATGGCAG CATTGTGGTGCATTTTCTTGTCGAAGAGCGGATGCACAATGCCACTGGCAAGATATTTTATTCCACAAACATTATTAGCCAGAAGAACCTTGGAACA AAAAAGGCAGGTTGTTCAGTTGAAGACTGCATCTGCCCTCAGCCGTGTTATGGCATTAAGTGATGGGAATCTGTACCTCCTTGATTCTGATGTCCTAAACACCATTGGCTCGGGCCCTAAGATCAAGAATGTCACTGTGTTCTGTGTTAATGAAAATCCAAATACACTGGACCCTTTTACTGTTCAG TTGTGTGTTGGTAAAAGAAGATGTATACAAGTCTGCTCTCTTCATGAAGACAGAGTCTCCTTTCTAAAAGAATTGTCAACACCGGAGCCTGTGAATGTTGCAATGGATGGAAATTTTGTATGTGTTGCAGGACAAGGGAATTATTGTGTGTTCAATGTGGAAACAGGATCCAGTCAAGATCTGTTCCCATATGATGCTACTACAACCTATCCACATGTCAAGAGAATAGCAAAG GAGGAGTTTTTATTAGCAGGGCCAGGCAACCTTGGCATGTTCGTAACGGCAGCGGGCATCTCCGAGCGTCCCCCAATCCAGTGGATGGAGAGCATATCGGCTGTTTCTTACTACCATCCATACATAATAACTATTACCAATCAGTTTATTAGAGTGTATAG TTTGATTGACCAACAGCACAAACAAACCTTGAACTTTTCTGGTGGTGAATTAGTTGGAAACTTTGATGGTCAGCTTTATGTGGCTGCCCACTCGTGCATCTCCTGCCTCATGCCTCAGCCCTGGACTGTGCAGGTTCAG ACCTTAATGGACAGTGAGAGAGTAGAAGAAGCTGTTGAGTTGGCAGAGCACAGTGGAGCAGTTGGAATGAGTCAAGAACAATATCAACAGTTGTTCTGTACACTGCTTCAGAAGGCAGGCTTTATCAAGCTGTCCCATGGGGTCTACGATCAAGCTCAGGAATATTTCCTCAGGGGCTCTGTTGATGTTAGAGAG GTTATCAGTTTGTACCCAGGCCTTTTGCCAGCAACTGTTGAGTTCATGCGAGCTCAACCACCCCTGCACCACATTGCTGATATAGCCCAAGCAATGCATGGTGACCAAAACAAGATCGAGGATGCAAAAACGTTCCTCTTTGGGTACCTCTTGCATCTTCGAAACTTTGGGGAGCCCATCATGTACAGGACG GAAGTAGACACTGCCATCATCAAACTGTATGCGGAGAAAGAATCTTCTGACCTGCTGCTATTCCTTGATAGTGGGGACATTGTGTGTAACTTGCCTGAGTGTGCACAGTGGCTGGAAGCCCATCACCAGTACTCTGCCCTAGCTAAACTGTACAG AGTTCTTGGTGACCTTGACAAATCTCTTGAAGTTCTTACACGACTTGTGAGAGATGAAATTAAAGACAAGCATTTTAAAGGCGTACAAGATTTGGTGGACTGCTTAACCTA TGCAACTGACCCAAATGTTGTATGGCGCTACTCAGACTTTGTGTTGGATCGAAATTCAGTGGAAGGCATACGGGTATTTACAGAAACTAATGCAACGTTGGACCCCTCGCGCGTCTTGCAGGTACTCCAGCGTTATCCAGAGGCAAGATTAGGATTTCTTCACCATCTAATTGACACAAAAAAAGTACAG GATGAAAAGTATCACACAGAGCTGGTACTGCACTATGTAGATGAGGCAGTGAGACTGATAAGTGACGGACCAGCTTCTTCTGAACGCCTTGAGGAGGTTCGAGTGAAGCTGCAAGAATTGCTCACTTCCTCTTGTTACTACCAACCTCAACCAGTACTTACCAGGATGCACGGTACTAGTCTTCATGTAGAAACGGCCGCAGTATTTGGAAGG CTCGGTGAACATGAAAAAGCTCTCTCTATGCTGGTTCATCAGTTAAAGGACTTTGCTGCAGCTGAACAGTATTGCATAGCACAGACCAGAGGGCCAAACAATATATCTAAATCCAATATCTTCCTCAAGCTACTTAAGATATATCTACGACCACCACCTGG GGGTTCTGAAGATGAGATAGAACTTGCACCAGCCATTGAACTTTTGTCAGTTCATGCTGGGGATTTAGAAGTATCGGCAGTCTTAGGTCTTCTTCCACCCAGCTGGTCTCTCAGTATTGTACATCATTACCTTCGAGCAGCTTTAAGAAACTCTTTGCACCAG AGTCGAATCAAGCGAATACAACAAACACTTGTTCGCACTGACAACATACAACAAAAGTTCATCCTGTATAAGCTCTGCAAAGACATGGGCCCCATTCCAGTAGCTTCAAACAG AATATGTTGTGTGTGCAACCGAGGATTCTCAAGCTCCGAGTTCAGCATCTACCCCAATGGAGTGATGGCTCACCTGGCCTGTGCGCCTAACCCCAGCGTCTGTCCTCTAACCGGCACCGTTTTTCAAGTCTCGCGCGAGGTTACCAAGCCTAAGACGaaggagcagtactcaagatga